A genome region from Arachis duranensis cultivar V14167 chromosome 6, aradu.V14167.gnm2.J7QH, whole genome shotgun sequence includes the following:
- the LOC107492304 gene encoding stigma-specific STIG1-like protein 1: protein MALAITMPTRVESFETNDENDEEPNSVRGTSRFLSQRSSKATLTCDRNPKVCYSIRGSGGPNCCNNKCVDFNTDELNCGKCGKKCGYSKICCEGKCINPKTNEKHCGKCGNKCNSKGSCVYGLCSYA from the coding sequence ATGGCGTTGGCAATTACTATGCCAACAAGAGTAGAATCTTTCGAAACCAATGATGAGAATGATGAGGAACCAAATTCTGTGAGAGGAACAAGCCGGTTCCTGTCTCAGAGAAGCAGCAAGGCAACTCTGACATGTGACAGAAACCCAAAGGTTTGCTATAGCATAAGAGGGAGTGGAGGTCCTAATTGCTGCAACAACAAGTGTGTCGACTTCAACACAGATGAATTGAACTGCGGAAAGTGTGGGAAGAAATGTGGATATTCCAAGATATGCTGTGAAGGTAAGTGCATCAATCCAAAGACTAATGAGAAGCACTGTGGCAAATGCGGCAACAAGTGCAATTCCAAAGGCTCTTGTGTCTATGGCTTGTGCAGCTATGCTTAG
- the LOC107492285 gene encoding uncharacterized protein LOC107492285 codes for MWFVRFATVDKNPYSTRGLGKFWELLTELDERRKKVYSKMNPHDISFVQFAYSDNDEVSIFLCSGCYDIDFGVLNGVCSKPIKKTVRNTNEKEYVRGLSEKKMVVMNEGLNSPSNYFLHFGILGAVL; via the exons ATGTGGTTCGTCAGATTCGCCACCGTCGACAAAAATCCATACTCAACACGTGGATTAGGCAAGTTTTGGGAACTTCTAACTGAACTCGatgaaagaaggaagaaggttTATTCCAAGATGAACCCTCACGACATATCCTTCGTTCAATTTGCGTATTCCGACAATGATGAAGTATCCATCTTTCTATGTTCTGGCTGTTATGATATTGATTTTGGTGTTCTTAACGGTGTTTG tTCAAAGCCAATAAAGAAAACTGTGAGGAATACAAATGAAAAGGAATATGTGAGAGGGTTGAGTGAAAAGAAGATGGTGGTGATGAATGAGGGTTTAAATTCTCCATCAAACTACTTTCTGCATTTTGGGATATTAGGTGCCGTTTTATGA
- the LOC107492370 gene encoding flowering time control protein FCA, translated as MVNFSGDPHSYTQPQTQDNSNHFNHPNGNYNCHNGVNAFPNPNPIDSPASGYNHSRPPRKRAWTSTSPDQADGACHVKVYVAPVPRTATETDIRLVFEGHGTIVEVVLLKDKRTGGRQGSCFVKYATLDEAERAIKALNNKYTFPGESSPVVVRYADRERERLGVRTFVRNVEKKDPSEEVADKVFVSCINKEASRNEIEEIFSAYGHIEDVYLHNRGYAFVKFSNREMALAAIKGLNNTFTMRGCDHPLIVRFAEPKKPKTGDPRPVPNFGDPNTRGSIMPMAPHRSTIAHPQVSSHMQNWEPGANMVPQPFPIQQPHSQLTSMPLQCNQAPKMSSQPFYPEVQRQLHPTDLSVQNIEQQPSSQTPTQSVSNSNTVAGSISPDMPTSPVDEDFPECEWSEHYCPDGHTYYYNCVTCESKWEKPEEYALYERGSLKQQKHEDHKESQELQEHDDHKDSQKLHELKDHEDSRNLQEHVNHKDFQKLQEHEDHKDLQKLQEHGDYNDSQRQQEHRDHTDSRKQQEHEDHKDLQRLQEHEDHKDLQRLQEHEDHNGSQRQQGHGDHNDSQKPQENEDHKESQHQQEHEDHKYSQKQQENEDHKESQKLQELEDDSCLLSQLSLSSSAQVAQSQKETDNDQGHSKASSVVGEG; from the exons ATGGTGAATTTCAGCGGAGACCCTCACAGTTACACTCAACCTCAAACCCAAGACAACAGCAACCACTTCAACCACCCTAACGGCAACTACAACTGCCACAACGGGGTCAATGCCTTCCCCAACCCTAACCCAATCGATTCTCCTGCTTCTGGATATAACCATTCACGTCCACCCCGCAAGCGAGCTTGGACTTCTACTTCTCCAG ATCAAGCAGATGGTGCGTGTCATGTAAAAGTTTATGTTGCACCGGTTCCAAGAACAGCTACCGAGACTGAT ATCCGCCTGGTGTTTGAAGGGCATGGGACTATTGTTGAGGTTGttcttttaaaagataagaGAACTGGTGGACGACAAG GAAGTTGTTTTGTGAAATATGCAACATTAGATGAAGCTGAGAGAGCCATTAAGGCTTTAAACAATAAGTATACATTTCCTGGG GAATCATCTCCTGTTGTTGTCAGATATGCTGATCGGGAACGTGAACGGCTTG GGGTTCGAACATTTGTACGGAACGTGGAAAAGAAAGATCCTTCAGAAG AGGTTGCTGATAAAGTATTTGTTAGTTGCATCAACAAAGAAGCTTCGAGAAACGAAATAGAAGAA ATATTTTCTGCTTATGGACATATAGAAGATGTCTACCTGCACAATCGTG GATATGcttttgtcaaattttctaATAGAGAAATGGCGTTGGCGGCAATCAAAGGGCTGAACAACACATTCACAATGAGA GGTTGTGATCATCCATTAATTGTTCGTTTTGCGGAGCCAAAGAAACCAAAGACTGGAGATCCAAG GCCAGTGCCAAATTTCGGTGATCCAAATACTAGAGGAAGTATTATGCCTATGGCTCCACATCGTTCTACTATTGCACACCCACAAGTTTCTTCTCATATGCAGAATTGGGAACCTGGGGCTAACATGGTGCCCCAGCCATTTCCTATCCAACAGCCACATTCACAATTGACTTCGATGCCTTTGCAGTGCAATCAAGCTCCAAAGATGTCTTCTCAACCATTTTATCCTGAGGTGCAGAGACAGTTGCATCCAACAGATTTGTCAGTGCAAAATATAGAGCAGCAGCCAAGTTCACAG ACACCTACTCAGAGTGTAAGCAATTCTAATACAGTTGCTGGCAGTATTTCACCTGATATGCCTACTAGTCCTGTAGATGAAGATTTTCCCGAGTGTGAGTGGAGTGAGCACTACTGCCCTGATGGTCATACTTACTACTACAATTGCGTCACTTGTGAAAGCAAA TGGGAAAAACCTGAGGAGTATGCTCTCTATGAGAGAGGGTCTCTGAAGCAGCAAAAGCATGAGGATCATAAAGAATCGCAGGAGCTGCAGGAGCACGATGATCATAAAGATTCGCAGAAGCTGCATGAGCTCAAGGATCATGAAGATTCACGGAACCTGCAGGAACACGTGAATCATAAAGATTTTCAGAAACTGCAAGAGCACGAGGATCATAAAGATTTACAGAAGCTGCAAGAGCACGGGGATTATAATGATTCACAGAGGCAGCAAGAGCACAGGGATCATACTGATTCACGGAAGCAGCAAGAGCACGAAGATCATAAAGATTTGCAGAGGCTGCAGGAGCATGAGGATCATAAAGATTTGCAGAGGCTGCAGGAGCACGAGGATCATAATGGTTCACAGAGGCAACAAGGGCACGGGGATCATAATGATTCACAGAAGCCACAAGAGAACGAGGATCATAAAGAATCACAGCATCAGCAAGAGCATGAGGATCATAAATATTCACAGAAGCAGCAAGAGAACGAGGATCATAAAGAATCACAGAAGCTGCAAGAGCTTGAGGATGACAGCTGTCTTTTGTCACAATTATCATTATCCTCCTCTGCACAAGTTGCTCAAAGCCAAAAG GAAACAGATAATGATCAAGGGCACTCAAAAGCAAGTTCTGTTGTTGGAGAGGGGTGA
- the LOC110272931 gene encoding uncharacterized protein LOC110272931, whose translation MDQNDINYDDDGEDTSEMSATSNKKGMSLDMYFKVHRINLEDEEYKEDEENELDDNANDAGSGGQTSNEDLGTIKKKIRGKTTCKKLHATDFNDRREVVFFQGQPVGPTNEVVSELNQLLGTTVRNPRFVSLLYTSWHGVPNKLKEDMCEYANAISAKNTENRLKQICPHRMGSTNFGIVHKQLCDSKENSDEPSRAEVFIATRTSKKGKEIDAKTQATITELHNRLEAGENEDDAFVGVLGKDQPGRVHCYGASITRSSLKKDEEIRYIKVEYNTKVSSLEKKMDGVCSLLKVLVHQLNPRMSDEEVAALVQAVQDSPLDTSSSRAKNTPRSSKSTHIPHKDDVGKL comes from the exons ATGGATCAAAATGACATAAATTATGATGATGACGGAGAAGATACAAGCGAGATGAGTGCAACTTCAAATAAAAAAGGAATGAGTCTTGACATGTATTTTAAGGTACATAGGATAAATTTGGAAGATGAAGAATATaaggaagatgaagaaaatGAGCTTGATGATAATGCAAATGATGCGGGTAGTGGAGGACAAACTAGTAATGAAG acTTAGGcacaataaagaagaaaatccGTGGAAAAACTACGTGCAAAAAGCTTCATGCCACAGATTTTAATGATCGACGGGAGGTGGTATTTTTTCAAGGGCAGCCCGTAGGTCCAACCAACGAGGTTGTATCTGAACTCAACCAACTATTGGGCACAACAGTTAGAAACCCTCGTTTTGTGTCTTTGTTATATACTAGTTGGCATGGTGTGCCTAATAAACTCAAAGAGGACATGTGTGAGTATGCTAAT GCTATCTCTGCTAAGAATACTGAAAATAGGTTGAAACAAATATGTCCTCACCGAATGGGATCCACAAATTTTGGAATAGTGCATAAGCAGCTG TGCGACTCTAAAGAGAACAGTGACGAACCATCAAGGGCTGAAGTTTTCATAGCAACTCGCACaagtaaaaaaggaaaagaaattgatGCTAAAACACAAGCCACAATT ACTGAACTTCACAACCGCTTAGAAGCAGGAGAAAATGAAGATGATGCATTTGTAGGAGTGTTAGGAAAGGACCAACCAGGTCGAGTTCATTGTTATGGGGCTTCGATTACAAGAAGCTCTCTTAAAAAAGATGAGGAGATTCGCTATATAAAAGTTGAATATAACACTAAGGTCTCATCATTAGAGAAGAAGATGGATGGTGTATGTAGTTTATTAAAGGTATTGGTGCACCAACTCAACCCTAGAATGAGCGATGAAGAGGTAGCAGCCTTAGTTCAAGCTGTCCAAGATTCTCCTTTGGATACCTCAAGTAGCAGAGCAAAAAATACTCCTCGCTCCTCCAAATCAACTCACATTCCACACAAAGATGATGTAggtaaattataa
- the LOC107492371 gene encoding fructokinase-like 1, chloroplastic translates to MASSLHHHLLLPLPPSHHPPSLHHSPNSAKWKPPTHSKLSTSATATDNTNGAIVETPKRRGRKTKKSGTEPTTTKPENGTMEPQNAEPDSDSEYEYDDGINFPYEDPPLVCCFGALQKEFLPTVRVHEFQMHPDIYSEWKMLQWDPPEFSRAPGGPPSNVAVAHVRLGGRAAVMGKVGKDSLGEEMVLMMNKEKVQTRGVKFDDGVRTACSYMKVKFEEGKMKMVMAKDCAEDSLRRDELNLAVLKEARIFHFNSEVLTCPSMASTLFKAIKWSKKFGSLVFFDLNLPLPLWRSRDETREIIKRAWNEADIIEISRTELEFLLDEEYYERKRNYQPQYYSESYEQTKNRRDYYHYTAEEISPLWHDHLKFLFVTDGTIRVHYYTPSFDGMVIGTEDVLITPFTCDRTGSGDAVVAAILRKLTTCPEMFENQDVLGFPTESATQNLKEQVYVPSLW, encoded by the exons ATGGCTTCCTCACtccaccaccacctcctcctcccTCTTCCACCCTCCCACCACCCTCCATCCCTCCACCATTCTCCAAACTCCGCAAAATGGAAACCTCCAACCCATTCCAAACTCTCGACCTCCGCCACCGCTACCGACAACACAAACGGCGCCATAGTTGAAACCCCAAAACGACGCGGCAGGAAGACGAAGAAATCCGGAACTGAACCAACAACAACCAAGCCCGAAAACGGCACCATGGAACCCCAAAACGCAGAACCTGATTCAGATTCGGAATACGAATACGACGACGGAATCAATTTCCCTTACGAGGACCCGCCATTGGTGTGCTGTTTCGGCGCGCTGCAGAAGGAGTTCCTCCCGACGGTTCGCGTGCACGAGTTCCAGATGCATCCTGACATATACTCCGAGTGGAAGATGCTCCAGTGGGACCCGCCGGAGTTCTCCCGGGCCCCCGGTGGCCCCCCGTCGAACGTGGCGGTGGCGCACGTGAGGCTGGGAGGGCGGGCCGCGGTGATGGGGAAGGTCGGGAAAGACTCGCTTGGAGAGGAGATGGTGCTGATGATGAACAAGGAGAAGGTGCAGACGAGAGGGGTGAAGTTCGATGATGGTGTTAGGACTGCGTGTTCTTACATGAAGGTGAAGTTTGAGGAGGGGAAGATGAAGATGGTAATGGCTAAGGATTGTGCTGAGGATTCTTTGCGTCGTGATGAGTTGAATCTTGCTGTTTTGAAAGAG GCTAGGATCTTCCATTTCAATTCAGAAGTTCTTACATGCCCCTCAATGGCATCGACTCTTTTCAAAGCAATTAAGTGGTCTAAAAAGTTTGGCAGCCTTGTATTTTTCGATTTGAACCTGCCATTACCTCTTTGGAGATCACGTGATGAGACgagagaaataataaaaagagcATGGAACGAAGCTGACATCATTGAAATTTCAAGAACGGAGCTAGAATTCCTTCTAGATGAAGAATATTATGAGAGGAAGAGAAACTATCAGCCCCAATACTATTCGGAGAGTTATGAACAAACCAAGAATCGACGGGATTATTACCATTACACCGCTGAGGAAATCTCACCTTTGTGGCATGATCACCTTAAGTTCCTGTTTGTTACTGATGGTACTATTAGGGTTCACTATTATACCCCATCTTTTGATGGGATGGTGATTGGAACCGAAGATGTGCTCATAACCCCATTTACTTGTGATAGAACTGGCTCCGGCGATGCCGTTGTTGCTGCTATTTTAAGAAAACTAACCACCTGCCCAGAAATGTTTGAAAATCAAGATGTTTTGGGTTTCCCTACTGAAAGTGCCACCCAGAATCTCAAAGAACAAGTTTATGTGCCTTCATTGTGGTGA